A segment of the Manis javanica isolate MJ-LG chromosome 10, MJ_LKY, whole genome shotgun sequence genome:
GTTTCCCCGTGCCCCTTGGTGGAGCCTTCAAACCTCCCTCTCATCCTGCCCCTGTTGCCAGGCATCCATTCGTTCccattctgtcactatagatttgtgTGCATTTCCTAGAGTAtacataagtagaatcatatgtttaatttttaaaatactgagctttccctttctgactttgtgaGACATGTTTAGCTGAATTAACAGTAAAATTAACAACTTTATCCTTTTCCATCACATTAGAACAATTTTGTGACCGTGGATGAAGCCTTAAAACAATGTTGTGCCTTTCAGTAGCACAACtgtgttttcccattttatttccctGTTAGGCATGGGCCTCTGAAGAGCAGCCTCAGTTCCCAGAGCTCAGATGGTGAGTTGCACGAGAGACCCTCCACCTCTGCTGTGAGCTGCTTGAAGGGCACGTGCACATGTGGCATCCGTATGTCCAGCCGCAATGCCATTTCCAGTTCCTACAGCTCCACTGGAGGCATCTCTCAGGTACATGCACCTGGTGATGTGGAAAAAGTGGgttctttgcatttattagttGATTATGCAGTGTTTACTAGCCACCTTCTGTCAGATGCTGAGATCTCCTGTAAGCTAACAGCCATTACCAACCCTTGAATGATCGCtatggaccagtggaacaaactagaaagcccagaatgcCTATGTGGAAAGCTAATACAAGACAGAGCCATTATTATACATAAATGGACAGGGgatgaataattcaaaaaatgGTACTAATTTGATTAAAAAGGTAGATTGAGTCTGAATTGTATTGGGTCATAAATTCATCCTCTAGGCACTGggaatttaatgaaagttttaaaaataagtggttataattatttttagaaaggatATAGTGTAGACTGGAGAACAGATCAAGTTTTGCTACCAgaatgacttgggttcaaatcttgactTTGGCACTTAGTAGCTATAGACTCTTGGGCAAGTAAATGACTTAAAgtctctttttctcatctctaaaggatTGTTGTAAAGATTGAAGGGAATGTTTGAAAAGCACCCATTACAGTGCTTGTCAGTAAGCAGGCACCCAATATACAGGAGCTAGAAAAAAAGTAACGCATGCATGAAGGaggtttttgagaggagaaagaatttggCGTAAGTTTTCATCTGTACAGAAAGCTCTTAGAGTAATACAAATGACACATTAATGATAAATGACAAATATAGGCGATGAAGGCCCCGGCCAAGCAGTTATGGCAATGCAGAGGATAACAATACGAAGCTTTACCTGGATCTATTCTGCACTaggccctctgctgagcactgtaCACACATTTCCTCAATCAGTGATCACAACAGACCTGAtgtacagtcactgcccattctTACAATTTTACATCACATGTCATACAtacacaaaggaaggaaaaatatcatGATGAACCTCCATGTGGCTCCAGCAGTTAACAGTGTTTGGTCAGTCCTGATCCatcaacacccccaccccaaattggTTTTCCTCTTGTGTTTTTAAGTACAAACATGTTTCACCTGTAGgtacttcagtgtatttttgaaactttttGAACATTAATAACCACAATGCCTCTATTCCTCTGAATAATAATGACTTAATGTTAGTTATCATCGCTCCAATTTGCCCTTCTTACCCTCCCTCTCTTATTACAGTTACTTTGAATCAGGGACCAAAAATCAGCTCATTGAGTTTGGTTCACATGTCTCTTAGACCCTTTCTTTTTGGGCATTAAAggtatttaattaatatatgtaacaaaaaatctaaacataagGTTGTACACTTATGGAAATGATTTTGACCTACTTCATAAGATAGTTGTGAGGCAGTACATGTAAAGTGTTCACCGAGTCTACACTGTCCATAGTAAACATTCAAGAAGTGCCactaattactattattttaaataagtaccATCATTTACATTTCAGGGACTTAATTCACACTCAGAGCTTCAGACTTAGCATTATACAAGGCTGTATCTGACGGCCTAACCAGCAGGCAGGGTAAAAATAACCTTCACTTTTTTAACAGGCCTGGGCAGAGCGAGGATGCTCTGAGGCGCAGCGTCGGGGGCagggcggggcggcgggggaggGGCGAGCGTCGCGCCCCGCTGCTGCCTGCCGGTCCCCCGGGGGAGAGGTCCGCATTCCACGGACCGCCGCGCAGCCGCGCGGGGAGCCGCCTCCGCGTCCGTGGGCAGCTGCGGGGACGGCCGCAGGAGGCGCGCGTGCCCCAGGGCCTCCGCCTCCCAGGGCGCGCTGCTCAGGCCGGCCGGCGGGCCTGACGTGCTCCCCGCGATCGCAGAACCCCTCCGCGGTTCTGGGGGCGCGCAAGACACACCTCCGGGGCGCGCGGGCCCCGCCAGCACGCTGGGTACCCTGGGTGACAGGCCCCGGCTCCCAGCGCCAGGGCCCGTCCGAGGAGCCGCAGGCTGCCTGTCGCCGTCCTAACAGCACCGCCTCTCTGAGCTCTCCGGGCCCCGCGCGGCCGGCGCCCCCTGGCGGCCTCCAGCTGTCAGGCTCCCCCCACGGGGAACCAAGGGCGCGTTGTCCCCGCGGCCGCCCGCCACAGGCGCAGAGCACACGGGCTGGGGAAGCGGCCGCGCGCCCTCCCCCGCTGCGGGGACGTTGGGCCTTTCTGACTCTTAATCTACGGTACTACCACTACgctttttcttacttttgaaaAGTCTATCAGTATGTTCTATAGAATTTACTACATTTTGGATTTGGTTTTTGTCATGGTGCCATTTTGACATGTACTCTATCCCTATTTTCCCCGTAAATGGGCAGTTGGCTCCTGAGGTTTGATGAGTTTCAAGTTCAATGATTCGGGCAGAGGTGCTGCTGTGCACTTCTGATCGCATCACATTGGGAGCACGTGCTGTGCGGTTGcttcccactgggctggggggTCAGTCTGATCCTTCCATTTATTGTTTCTATCAGCTTTTCACCTGCTGATTTTAGCGGCCATTTATCACCTTTGTCTATGTCCATTGTGGCAAAATGGTGATGTTCTaattctgtccttccctctgcatTAGGTCTATATAATTCTAAATAGAAGAACAAGCCCTACCTATAGGAGTGGCAGGAGAATAAGCAGGCAGTGATGCCGTAGCTAATCCAAAGGTGACCAGTGAGGTTCTTGCTGTGTTATCTTTATGAACtggtattttataaacatttcatgaTCCCCAGTATAGTGTAGCTGCTCTTTCTGATGCAACTTGTCCAATTTTGGCCAATGACGGCCCTTTTAAATACTGGCAATTGACTCACTTTTCAGAAGCCCCACTtaacaaagaaatgtttttttcatcACTTGAAAAGGAGACTTTATATACAGTGATGGATTAGAGCCACAGAATTATGTTGAAGGTCAGATCCTATGTTATTCCTTAGGGTCAGTCACGTGACTTGTGTTTGGCTTTTAGCTCTGGAAGAGGCGGCGTCCCAGTGCCTCACCCttctccagcccagcctcccGCTCACAGACACCAGAGAGGCCAGCAAAGAAAATAAGGTAATCGGTGATTTGCTGTGTGGATTAATgagagggtgggaaaggagggaaatttACTTGGCTCTTAGGCTTTCTGAGACTCCAATTTGGAGAATCAAAACGGTTCACATCTAAAGGGCAGAGACGGTGCCACCCTGAATCGCTCTCATCTTTTGCAGTCATCACACAGTGACCacaccagcctctgctccccctcATGCTGCAGTGTGAGGGGCTGCAGCATAAGGGGAAGGGCTTGCATGGGACAGAGTGAACAGAGTGACTGATGGGAGTGGGCAGCAGGCTCCACATTCTAGACCCCAGCTGACCCTCTAGGTGCCCGACTAGAATGCCACTTTCTTAGAGATAGAGGTGTGACTAGGACTCTCAGAAACTTGGCAGGTTGTATGTAAGGTTCTGAAGATTGTTTTCTGCTAGTTTTAAGACAAAGGTGTCTCTGTGGCTACTGTGAActgcctcccttcatttctttaggaattttctttgcttctttttgttgtcttgACACACTAAGATCTTAGTCATAGTTGTTCTAGACTTTGGTCAGTTGGTAGTTAGGAGGGTGTAAGAAGTTATCCAGCACTTTTCTAAACTTAATTGTGCCTCTTCCTCCTACAGAGAAGAGGACGTTTCTCAGGAAGCTGGCTCTTCCGCTCCGCCGGTAGACAAGGAGtcccagggagaacagggtaCGTTGATGAACGCATGGCATGTGTtccctttggttttcttttggtCTTTCTCCTCTGAGAAATCCACCTCTTGGGTTCTCAGTGGACTCCGAGCACAGTGAGCACTGAGATTGAGAGGAAGCATTTCCACATGAGTTCCCCCGAGTCCCTGGGCCTCCCGTGCTCTGTGATGCCCCTGGAAAGAATTCTCCTACCAGGGAGGacaatcctttcttttttccttagaaaCGGCCTCGAGCTCCATCACGGAGAGCCCCCCTGCCACTCCACCGGCTTCAACTCTCGTCCTGCCCGCTGCTGGGACTGCTGCTTCCTCAGCCTCCCCCCCAGCCCCACTGACTAACCCGCAGTTTCTCCCCAAGTACATCATCTTCCTGAGGAACCCGAACCCCCTGGGCCTACCATCTTTCCCAGGTGAGCGGGAGCGCTTTCTGTGGAGCACACAGGGCCATCAGCCTCTGCGTAGGCTAATGTGAAAGCAGCATGCCAGTCAGTTGCTAAAAAGGTTGAAGCTGCTCTGGCTTAGCACACCTGAGCTGGTGTAGGGCTGACGGCTTCAGAACCGTCTCATCAGGAGCAGATTGTAGGGAAGGGCCTGCCGCCCTTAAAGCTGGAGAAGGCAGCCTCCTTTTGGTAGTCAGACGGCTGTTGGTTTGCAGCCCCATTCCTTAGCTGCTCTGAGCCATGCTTGGGTTCAGATGATTAGATTTTCCTTGGTGTCTGTCTACACATTTAACCCCTGCTAGGCCAAGTTTTATCCCCTGCTGACTGTTTGATGATCTGTGTAGGGTAGAAATAAGGAGCACTTCCTTGATTTTGAGGAATGATTATGTTAGGAACAGGTGGTATCGATTAGTAATATTTGTTGACTCCTGAATCCCTGGCCCAGCAAGGCTTCTAGAGCACCAAATACCATCACGTTTGAGATACCATAGTTgacattttctgttcttcttcctAGAATCTGCTGCAGTGGCAATGTTGGGGgagaggcattgtgtattttcctctgttcttgtccccgctgtgacaaagaattgaagggcagagacaccgtagtagtgaagcagagtaaaagttttatttaaagttacttagcgAGAaagaagtgcaggtgacctcagtgAGGGAGGAGCGCCCTGAgaggttggagagaaagagtttaagaGTAAAAGgtcacacacttagaaagtgtgggtgacttcAGATAGaggagcgccctgaaaggttgggaagaGTTGAAGTTATGCACTTAGGAAGTGCAGGTGACTTCAGAGAGAGGGGCGCAGCACCCTGAAAGGTTAAAAAGAGgtagtttaaagttaaaaggttgcgcacttagaaagtgtgggtgacctcacaTATGAGTGCAGTGAAAGATTGGGggttccccttttaaggatttttcaggaatgtgacagaggGCTCAGGTGTgtgcttgttaagtggtctcaagtatctttgatgagacgcTAAGTTACTCATctgtcctctaggtaattctgcaaaattagcttatcaagactgtctgcctttcctccAAGGTGGacagagttatttgtttgctaaagggtatgttaagaatctttcttctgaaacttcctgtttttttttcaaaatacaattttggctttaaggtggcatctccctgtctttactttgctgtttataggtgggccctttagcaggctagagtaaatcttacaaggATCTAGTGGACACAATGAAGACAtcggctgtgctcagatacttttatctggggaatactCAAACCTTCAAGGCCAAGTTTCTCTTGACTTTCTGAGCTTTAACGGATTAACTCactaactctgagtcttttctggatttctagttttaactggttaacctttctagggggctttactgaccctattctctttccaccctgctcatatgtATTTTTCTGTCTGACAGCCACCCCCAAT
Coding sequences within it:
- the LOC118969383 gene encoding nuclear envelope pore membrane protein POM 121-like, whose product is MGGFLSKPRPPQPAPDPEARRRRPRPAFLASPNRPASPASPTPSARPDPLQPLVPTRFFGSPRRPSRWDCGTSSHQFGITPPRRYPIQQAPYSRLLPTLCWNGGHGKRVLSPGNSRVVCRPSTERSAPPGSNLARLPIAAQIPKAPDPWSKEAVLLALECWKRKKRTVEEEEDQTSAAGQENKRRHGPLKSSLSSQSSDGELHERPSTSAVSCLKGTCTCGIRMSSRNAISSSYSSTGGISQLWKRRRPSASPFSSPASRSQTPERPAKKIREEDVSQEAGSSAPPVDKESQGEQETASSSITESPPATPPASTLVLPAAGTAASSASPPAPLTNPQFLPKYIIFLRNPNPLGLPSFPGERERFLWSTQGHQPLRRLM